AGGGGCGCGATGAATCGCGCCCCTGTTTTATTCCTCAGCTTCTTTGGCCTTGGCCGCTTTTTTTCGAGTTTTCTTTGGGTCTGCTGCTGCTTCTGCTTCTTTGCCTTTTGCTTTCTTCTTCGCTCCTTTTTCAGGCTTGCCTTTTTCTTCCACAACAGGCTTCGTTGTCAATTCCACGAAAGCCCTTTGTGCGCCATCACCCCAACGCGCGCTGTAATGAACGATTCGCAGGTAACCACCCTTACCATTCGCATAACGTTTGGCAATATCGTCAAACAACTTTTGAACCACTTCCTTCTTCAGAATCTGTTCAAGAACCAATCTGCGCGCATGCAGATCTCCTTTTCGCGCGAGGGTAATCAATTTTTCCGCGTAAGGCCGCAGCTGTTTGGCTTTCGGCAAAGTTGTTTGTATACGCTCTTTATCAAACAACGATGTCGCCATATTGCGCAACATCATCATCCGATGAGCGCTTTTGCGCCCGAGTTTCCCTCGCCTATTTCGATGCCGCATGGCTGAACTCCTAAACTTCCATTCCCAGCGACAATCCCATGCTTTCCAGCACGTGTTTTACCTGCTGCAGGGATTTTCGTCCGAAATGTTTTGTCTTTAATAGATCCGATTCCGTTTTGGTTACCAGATCTTTCAATGTGTAAATATTCGCATTCTTCAAGCAGTTGTAAGCGCGAACTCCCAATTCCAGTTCCTCAATGCTCTTGTCCAGAGCGTCTTTGACCTGGGTGGGTGAGCCAAGTTTTCGCGCTGTATCTTCTGCGCTGATGGCCACCTTTCCTTCATCCAGAGCAATAAAAATATCCAGATGATCTGCAAGAATTTCAGCAGCCATTGATAATGCATCCGTTGGTGTTACTGTTCCATTGGTCCAGATTTCCAGCGTTAACTTCTCGTACTGGCTGGATTGCCCGATTCTGGCGGGCTCAACGTGATACTTCACTTTCAATACGGGCGAATGCACCGAATCCAGTGGAATATACCCGATCCCCAAATCTTTTTGCACATTTCTTTCGGCCGGAACATAACCTTTTCCTTTCTGGACAACCATTTCCATTTCCATCTTTCCGCGATCGCCGACAGTGCAGATGTGCAAATCAGGATTCAGAATTTTAATATCAGCATCATGCTTCACCGTTCCGGCGGTGACTGGCCCTATGTCGGTTGAATGAAGGGTCATGATTTTTTGATGATCGGCCATCAATTGAATGGGAATCTGTTTCAAATTCAAAATGATGTCCGTGACATCTTCCACGACACCCGGAATTGTTGTAAATTCATGCAACACTCCGCCGATCTTGACCGCTGTAATGGCGGCCCCTTCGATCGATGAAATCAACACTCTTCGAAGCGCATTCCCGACCGTAATGCCAAAACCTTTCTCAAATGGCTGAGCGTAAAACATGCCATAAGTGTCGGTCAGCGTTTCCCTGTTGATGTTTAAACGAGCAGGTTTCTGAAAACCTTCTAATACCATTATCGGACTTCCTCCTAAATCCTGGAACCTCTTGCGAACCGCGTAGACGCATCCGCTGTTTCGTCCCAGGTTTCTTAATTCCACGAAAATGAATCGTGGTTAAAACTACTTGGAATAAAGTTCTACGATGAGATTTTCCTGGATCGGCATCGTGAGGTCTTGCCGTGTAGGCAATGCCAAAAGTTTGCCCTGTGGTTTTTCCGCATCCAATTCCAGCCAGACCGGCACTCCACGACTTCTCGCAATGGCCAAAGCCTGCTGCATTTGCGCGTTTTGCATAAACGTTTCTTTGAATCCGATCACATCACCGGGCGAAACCGTGTAGGAAGGAATGGTTACTTTCCTGCCATTCACAGTGACATGACCATGAAGCACAAACTGCCGTCCTTGCTTGCGCGAAGCGGCAACGCCTAATCGATAAAGAATATTGTCCAACCGGCGTTCCAGAAGAAGCAACAGGGATTCTCCTGTGATTCCTTTTGATTTTTCCGCCCTTTCAAAAGTCAAACGAAACTGCTTTTCGAGCAATCCGTAAAGCCTTTTTACTTTTTGCT
The genomic region above belongs to bacterium and contains:
- the rplQ gene encoding 50S ribosomal protein L17, translating into MRHRNRRGKLGRKSAHRMMMLRNMATSLFDKERIQTTLPKAKQLRPYAEKLITLARKGDLHARRLVLEQILKKEVVQKLFDDIAKRYANGKGGYLRIVHYSARWGDGAQRAFVELTTKPVVEEKGKPEKGAKKKAKGKEAEAAADPKKTRKKAAKAKEAEE
- a CDS encoding DNA-directed RNA polymerase subunit alpha, with amino-acid sequence MVLEGFQKPARLNINRETLTDTYGMFYAQPFEKGFGITVGNALRRVLISSIEGAAITAVKIGGVLHEFTTIPGVVEDVTDIILNLKQIPIQLMADHQKIMTLHSTDIGPVTAGTVKHDADIKILNPDLHICTVGDRGKMEMEMVVQKGKGYVPAERNVQKDLGIGYIPLDSVHSPVLKVKYHVEPARIGQSSQYEKLTLEIWTNGTVTPTDALSMAAEILADHLDIFIALDEGKVAISAEDTARKLGSPTQVKDALDKSIEELELGVRAYNCLKNANIYTLKDLVTKTESDLLKTKHFGRKSLQQVKHVLESMGLSLGMEV
- the rpsD gene encoding 30S ribosomal protein S4, with amino-acid sequence MARYIGPVCRLCRREGEKLFLKGEKCFTKCIIEKRPTVPGQHGRNRRAKLLGYGLQLREKQKVKRLYGLLEKQFRLTFERAEKSKGITGESLLLLLERRLDNILYRLGVAASRKQGRQFVLHGHVTVNGRKVTIPSYTVSPGDVIGFKETFMQNAQMQQALAIARSRGVPVWLELDAEKPQGKLLALPTRQDLTMPIQENLIVELYSK